A single window of Colletotrichum higginsianum IMI 349063 chromosome 8, whole genome shotgun sequence DNA harbors:
- a CDS encoding RNA recognition domain-containing protein has translation MAKGSTKLAASGKAIDPTLDALFASSAGPVKAPEKTSQPEKSTPKARAEPQSSDFDEELPDADEGDDEELSELGSDEDVDLDDIAEDESDAEDVEEEASEPAPKVKKERKRKRVEDDIEGKYLSKLAEAEVTEKPAGKRSKTDTESKEDGEEATSETSSDAEAPLVHESLAADAKTKVKDSEMEKASRTVFLSNVASDAIDSKSAKRTLEAHLVSVLDKDATPPQKIESIRFRSIAFSGGALPKRAAYITKSLMNETTKSANAYVVFSTPAAARKVCAELNGTIVLDRHLRVDSVAHPAPTDHRRCVFVGNLGFIDDETILTTNEEGETVQKKRTKVPADIEEGLWRTFGKHAGKVENVRVVRDPKTRVGKGFAYVQFYDGNHVEAALLLDGKKYPPMLPRIMRVTRAKAPHKTALAMERTNKARAAQSGGPGAPGNTKYRAKITPEQQSKAGRAARLLGRSGANRERLGERGDRGKPRAPGNGSGAVPKDDMKAPEDFIFEGRRASAKDGRPKDLKFNKRSKPKGGGVKKSKPVGRGAKRAAEWKKKKN, from the exons ATGGCAAAGGG AAGCACAAAActcgccgcctcgggcaAGGCCATTGACCCCACTCTCGATGCCCTTTTCGCATCCAGT GCCGGTCCCGTTAAAGCTCCCGAGAAGACAAGTCAACCCGAAAAATCCACACCAAAGGCAAGGGCCGAGCCCCAATCCTCCGATTTCGACGAGGAACTTccagacgccgacgagggagaCGATGAGGAGTTGTCCGAGCTTGGTAGTGACGAGGATGTTGATCTCGACGATATTGCCGAGGACGAGTCGGACGCTGAGGACGTAGAGGAGGAAGCCTCAGAGCCAGCCCCAAAGGTGAAGAAGGAACGGAAGCGCAAGCGCGTAGAGGACGATATCGAGGGCAAGTACCTGAGCAAGCTCGCGGAGGCAGAAGTAACGGAGAAGCCGGCCGGAAAACGCAGCAAGACGGATACCGAGAGCAAAGAAGATGGCGAAGAGGCGACCTCTGAAACGTCGTCCGACGCCGAAGCGCCCCTCGTCCACGAGTCGCTTGCCGCTGACGCCAAGACCAAGGTGAAGGATagcgagatggagaaggcgagCCGTACCGTGTTCCTCTCCAATGTCGCATCCGATGCCATCGACAGCAAGTCGGCCAAGCGTACCCTCGAGGCCCACCTCGTcagcgtcctcgacaaggacgccACACCGCCGCAGAAGATTGAGTCGATCCGCTTCCGCTCCATCGCGTTCTCCGGCGGCGCTCTCCCCAAGCGCGCGGCCTATATCACAAAGTCCCTCATGAACGAGACGACAAAGTCGGCCAACGCCTACGTCGTTTTCTCCACACCTGCTGCCGCGCGCAAGGTCTGCGCCGAGCTCAACGGCaccatcgtcctcgaccgccaCCTGCGTGTCGACAGCGTCGCTCACCCGGCGCCCACGGATCACCGCCGCTGCGTTTTCGTCGGAAACCTGggcttcatcgacgacgagaccatCCTTACCACCaacgaggagggcgagacaGTCCAGAAGAAGCGTACCAAGGTCCccgccgacatcgaggagGGCCTCTGGAGGACGTTTGGCAAGCAcgccggcaaggtcgagaaCGTACGCGTTGTGCGCGACCCCAAGACGAGAGTGGGCAAAGGATTCGCCTACGTTCAGTTCTAC GATGGAAACCACGTCgaagccgccctcctcctggaTGGCAAGAAATACCCTCCCATGCTCCCCCGCATCATGCGCGTAACCCGCGCCAAGGCCCCTCACAAGACGGCCCTGGCCATGGAGCGCACGAACAAGGCCAGAGCAGCCCAATCGGGCGGTCCCGGCGCGCCCGGTAACACAAAGTACCGCGCCAAGATCACCCCCGAGCAGCAGTCCAAGGCCGGCCGCGCGGCGCGCCTGCTGGGCCGCTCCGGCGCCAACcgcgagcgcctcggcgagaGAGGCGACAGAGGGAAGCCCCGCGCCCCGGGTAacggctccggcgccgtccCTAAGGACGACATGAAGGCG